From the Phoenix dactylifera cultivar Barhee BC4 chromosome 10, palm_55x_up_171113_PBpolish2nd_filt_p, whole genome shotgun sequence genome, one window contains:
- the LOC120112238 gene encoding secreted RxLR effector protein 161-like, translating into MALNEKLQQNDGAEKADPKVYRSLADSLMYLTNARLDILHYISLIFRFIKQPSKLHFVAAKRILRYLQGTKEFGIKYVKEEDSKLVGFTDSDWAESLDDQKSTSGYNFCLGSDVISWSSRKQSSVALSSAEAEYIAANEAARKAI; encoded by the coding sequence ATGGCTCTCAATGAGAAATTGCAACAAAATGATGGGGCAGAGAAGGCTGATCCAAAAGTTTATCGAAGTCTTGCCGATTCCTTGATGTATCTCACAAACGCAAGGCTAGACATACTACATTATATAAGTctaatttttagatttataaaacAACCAAGCAAGCTACATTTTGTAGCAGCAAAGAGAATTTTACGCTATTTACAAGGCACTAAAGAGTTTGGGATCAAGTATGTAAAGGAAGAAGATAGCAAATTAGTTGGTTTTACTGATAGTGATTGGGCAGAAAGTCTTGATGATCAAAAAAGCACATCGGGCTATAATTTTTGTTTAGGATCAGACGTGATCTCATGGAGTTCAAGGAAGCAAAGTTCTGTTGCATTATCATCAGCTGAAGCTGAGTACATAGCAGCAAATGAAGCTGCTCGTAAAGCTATTTag